Within the Thermoanaerobaculia bacterium genome, the region CGGCGACGTCTCCGAGATCTCGTCGAGGAAGAGCGTCCCTCCGTCGGCTTCCGCGAAAAGGCCCTTCTTGTCCCGGATCGCCCCCGTGAAGGCGCCCCGCTCGTGCCCGAAGAGCTCCGATTCGAGGAGCATCTCCGGCAGAGCCCCGCAGTTGACCGAGATGAACTTGCCGTTCTTGCGGGTCGAGGAAAAATGGATCGCTCGCGCGATCAGCTCCTTTCCCGTGCCGCTCTCGCCGGTGATCAGCACGGTCGAGGAGATCTTCTCGATCCGCTCGATCGCGCGAAAGATCTCGCGCATGCGCGAGCATTTCCCGATCACGTTCGCGAACGCGTAGCGGGCGGCGAGCTCCTGCTTGAGATACAGGTTTTCTTCCTCGAGCTCGCGCCGGGCGACCGCCTTGTCCAGCTTCACGGCGAGCTCGGAGAGGTCGAAGGGCTTTCCGATGTAGTCGGCGGCGCCCCGGCGCATCGCCTCGACCGCGTCCTCGTGCGAGGCGTGCGCGGTGATCATGAGCACGGGGCTGTTCGGCTGGGTCTCCTTGAAATGCGGGAGGAGGTCGATTCCCGAGCCGTCGGGCATCTTGATGTCGCACAGGATCGCGTCGAATTCCTCGCGCGACGCGATCGCCCTCGCCTCCTCGTACGACGCCGCCGACGACGTCGTGTGGCCGGCCTTGGCGAAGAAGATCGAGAGCATCTCCCGGAGGCTCGCTTCGTCGTCGACGATCAGGATCCGCATCCGGCCTCCGCTCATGCCGCCGACGAGCCGGCCCGGTCGGCCGTCCTCCGCGGAAGGAAGATTTCGATCGCGGTCCCGAATCCGGGCCGCGAGTCGACGCGGATCCGGCCGCCGTGTTCCTCGACGAGGCGGCGCACGATCGCCATCCCCAGCCCCGTTCCCCCGTCGAACGCGGTCGCGAACGGCTGGAAGAGCATCTCCTGCC harbors:
- a CDS encoding sigma-54 dependent transcriptional regulator codes for the protein MRILIVDDEASLREMLSIFFAKAGHTTSSAASYEEARAIASREEFDAILCDIKMPDGSGIDLLPHFKETQPNSPVLMITAHASHEDAVEAMRRGAADYIGKPFDLSELAVKLDKAVARRELEEENLYLKQELAARYAFANVIGKCSRMREIFRAIERIEKISSTVLITGESGTGKELIARAIHFSSTRKNGKFISVNCGALPEMLLESELFGHERGAFTGAIRDKKGLFAEADGGTLFLDEISETSPAMQVKLLRVLQEKTIRKVGGNEEQLVDVRIIVATNRDLKQAVAEGKFREDLFYRINVIPIALPPLRSRVEDVPLLAEHFIRKICKDQRIPEKNISAEAMRLLEAYPWPGNVRELENTLERTVALEPGPVITSRSLPAAVTSSFPSSLPDFAALPAEGLDLEAYLEAVGKRLMQEALERSGGVQTQAAELLKMSFRSFRYYAKKYGLIKREELYGAAED